The Thermosynechococcus sp. genome has a segment encoding these proteins:
- the plsY gene encoding glycerol-3-phosphate 1-O-acyltransferase PlsY gives MTTALILGLLALISYLLGSIPTGYLLAKGLRGIDIREHGSGSTGATNVLRVVGKGPGLVTFLVDVGKGLGAVLLGRWLLGQSWSTVPASWLEFVLLAIAFIAVLAHSKPIWLGGRGGKSVATGLGVLLALNAPTALATFGVFLVVLAVSRIVSLSSITAAIALPFWFWFFTQSWPFVSFSVIAGAFVIWRHQSNIQRLLAGTEPRLGASQG, from the coding sequence GTGACCACTGCACTGATCCTTGGACTGCTGGCGCTCATTAGCTACCTGCTTGGCTCGATTCCCACAGGCTACCTCCTGGCGAAAGGGCTGCGGGGGATTGATATTCGTGAGCATGGCTCTGGTTCAACGGGGGCGACCAATGTGCTGCGGGTGGTGGGCAAAGGCCCCGGCTTGGTGACGTTTTTAGTCGATGTGGGCAAGGGCCTAGGGGCAGTTCTTTTGGGGCGTTGGCTTTTGGGGCAATCTTGGAGTACAGTGCCCGCCAGTTGGTTGGAATTTGTGCTGCTGGCGATCGCCTTCATTGCCGTTTTGGCCCACAGTAAGCCGATTTGGTTAGGCGGGCGCGGCGGCAAATCCGTTGCCACTGGTTTAGGGGTGCTCCTTGCCCTGAATGCCCCCACTGCATTGGCCACCTTTGGGGTGTTTCTGGTGGTCTTGGCGGTCAGCCGCATTGTTTCCCTGAGTTCAATTACTGCTGCTATAGCCTTGCCCTTTTGGTTTTGGTTCTTTACCCAGTCGTGGCCGTTTGTGAGCTTTAGCGTGATTGCGGGGGCTTTTGTGATTTGGCGACACCAGAGTAATATCCAACGGCTCCTTGCGGGGACGGAGCCGCGGTTGGGAGCCTCGCAGGGATAG
- the argF gene encoding ornithine carbamoyltransferase produces METLRGRDLLSIADLSRAEAEYLLDLAAQMKIGKVAPQCPKVLGLLFQKASTRTRVSFTVAMYQLGGQVIDLNPQSTQVGRGEPLPDTARVLDRYLDAVAIRTYGQAELQLFADYARIPVINALTDREHPCQILADLLTLRESFGTLAGLTLCYVGDGNNVAHSLLLGCALLGVNIRVASPPQFAPLPDIVAQAKALSGGKSEVAVLTDPQAAAKGAQALYTDVWASMGQEAEAGDRQPIFQPYQINDQLLALADPRAIVLHCLPAHRDEEITARVLEGPQSRVWEQAENRLHAQKALLASLLV; encoded by the coding sequence ATGGAAACACTGCGGGGCCGTGATTTGCTGAGCATCGCCGACCTCTCACGGGCAGAGGCGGAGTATCTGCTGGATTTAGCAGCCCAGATGAAAATCGGCAAGGTGGCTCCCCAGTGTCCTAAGGTCTTGGGGCTGCTGTTTCAGAAGGCTTCCACCCGTACCCGCGTCAGCTTTACGGTGGCAATGTACCAACTAGGGGGCCAAGTCATTGACCTGAATCCCCAATCCACACAGGTGGGGCGCGGTGAACCCTTGCCCGATACAGCACGGGTATTGGATCGCTATTTGGATGCGGTGGCGATTCGCACCTATGGTCAGGCAGAACTGCAACTTTTTGCCGACTATGCACGGATACCGGTGATTAATGCCCTCACCGATCGCGAGCACCCCTGCCAGATTTTGGCGGATTTGCTGACGCTGCGGGAATCCTTTGGCACATTGGCGGGACTGACCCTCTGCTACGTTGGCGATGGCAATAATGTGGCCCATTCACTGCTACTGGGCTGTGCCCTCTTGGGGGTGAATATTCGTGTGGCTTCACCACCACAGTTTGCGCCTTTGCCCGATATTGTGGCGCAAGCCAAGGCCCTGAGTGGCGGTAAAAGTGAAGTGGCTGTGCTCACGGACCCACAGGCAGCGGCTAAGGGTGCCCAGGCTCTTTACACCGATGTTTGGGCCAGTATGGGGCAGGAGGCAGAAGCGGGCGATCGCCAACCCATTTTTCAGCCCTACCAAATTAATGATCAACTCCTAGCCCTTGCGGATCCGCGGGCGATCGTTCTCCATTGCCTGCCGGCTCACCGCGATGAGGAAATTACTGCCCGTGTCCTCGAAGGACCGCAGTCGCGGGTTTGGGAGCAGGCCGAAAATCGCCTCCATGCCCAGAAGGCTCTACTTGCCAGTCTTTTGGTATAG
- a CDS encoding ABC transporter permease: MIDHRWQKFSLSDWLLLVGGVICGAFLLLAVLAPLGQALGWIANPQEFLDFPIHAPPSPQHWFGTNRLGYDVFARTIFGAQAALQVVLLATVLSLAVGVPLGLLSGYQGGWLDRGLLFFMDTLYTLPGLLLAVTVAFVVGKGVLNAAIALSVAYIPQYYRVVRNHTVSLKNEVFIEAARALGASTPRILHRYLLVNVLPSIPVLFTLNAADAILTLAGLGFLGLGLPPQVPEWGQDLRQALDGLSVGVWWTTLFPGLAMTLLVVGLSLLGEGLGERLDPRQLS; encoded by the coding sequence ATGATCGACCACCGTTGGCAGAAATTCAGCCTCTCGGATTGGTTATTACTGGTGGGAGGGGTCATTTGTGGGGCTTTTCTGCTACTGGCGGTTCTTGCTCCCCTTGGCCAAGCCCTTGGTTGGATTGCCAACCCCCAAGAATTTCTTGACTTTCCGATTCATGCGCCCCCCTCGCCGCAGCACTGGTTCGGCACCAATCGCCTTGGCTATGATGTGTTTGCACGCACAATCTTTGGTGCCCAAGCGGCTTTGCAGGTGGTCTTGCTGGCAACGGTTTTGAGCTTGGCGGTGGGGGTACCCCTCGGACTGCTCAGTGGTTACCAAGGGGGCTGGCTAGATCGCGGGCTACTCTTTTTTATGGATACGCTCTACACGTTACCGGGGCTATTACTGGCGGTGACGGTGGCCTTTGTGGTTGGCAAGGGGGTGCTCAATGCGGCGATCGCCCTCAGTGTTGCCTACATTCCCCAGTACTATCGGGTAGTGCGCAACCACACGGTGAGCCTAAAAAATGAGGTTTTTATCGAAGCCGCCCGCGCCCTTGGTGCCTCTACCCCCCGAATTCTGCACCGGTATCTTTTGGTGAATGTGCTTCCCAGTATTCCGGTGCTCTTTACCCTCAATGCCGCTGATGCCATCCTGACCTTGGCAGGGCTGGGGTTCTTGGGCTTAGGGTTGCCGCCCCAGGTACCAGAATGGGGGCAAGATCTACGACAGGCCTTGGATGGGTTGTCGGTGGGTGTGTGGTGGACAACGCTCTTTCCGGGGCTGGCCATGACACTACTTGTAGTGGGTCTTTCGCTCCTTGGGGAGGGGCTAGGGGAGCGTCTTGATCCGCGACAGTTGAGTTAG